One region of Glutamicibacter sp. B1 genomic DNA includes:
- the rpmI gene encoding 50S ribosomal protein L35, translating to MPKFKTHSGAKKRFKLTGSGKLARQQANRRHYLEHKSSRVTRRLASDQIVAKADVKTIKRMLGL from the coding sequence ATGCCGAAGTTCAAGACTCACAGTGGCGCCAAGAAGCGCTTCAAGCTCACCGGTAGCGGTAAGCTCGCTCGCCAGCAGGCCAACCGTCGCCACTACCTGGAGCACAAGTCCTCGCGCGTTACCCGTCGCCTGGCTTCTGACCAGATCGTCGCTAAGGCCGATGTAAAGACCATCAAGCGGATGCTGGGCCTCTAA